GTCGCAGACATCGGCGGCAAGATGGCTTGTGCTGGGTGCACTTGACCTTTGCATCCTGGCAGGTATCGCAAGACTTGCGCAGACGCTCCCAGGGACCCGCTATCTCTGGCAGCGGCGATGAATTGGCCGGACGCATGAGGAGAAAGTGGAGGACAGTCCCGTCAGTGGAAGAAAGTGGAGGAGAGTGGAGGGCGACGGTGTTGATGACTAAGCTGCAGCCTGGGAAATCAGGTGTACGTTCGCTTGACAAGACGAACTCATATATTGTTATTTTCAAAGTAAACTAAGTATGAAGGCAAGTTAAAAGTGTCTCCTAGATACTGGAAATGAAATAAGATTGTGACCAAGATAAAGTAGCGGTAGTTGAGAGAATACAGGATAGGTACTTGTGTCTATATATTGTCACGCATATCAATATATACAGcacaacaaccaacagaaAACACCAATTGGCATAATTAGTAGCGTTCTTGTATGCTGCTTTATATGCAGCGCCTTACACCATACACACACCAGCAAACCCTCCAATATCCGAAACAAGCCCAACCGGCAGTCCATATATCAAGGTCATCTAGTATGCCGTCTAGAGGAAACCCAAGACACAAAGTCTATTCATTGTTAGCGAGACAACACGATACTAGGGGGAGACGTACTACTGTATGAAATGCCCACATTCCTCCCATAATGCTTAAGAGTATCTTCCGCTGTTATTACCGCCGCATTGCTGGGGCTGTGACGCTGCTTGCGAGGTTTGGGATGAAGTGGGAACGCCTGTTTATTCAGGCTGCGGCGGCTGGGTAAGGGCTTTGAGGGATGTTAGTCGAGAGGGACTGTGGTAATATTGAGACGCGTCAGCATATTGGTGTCAAGATAGATATTTAAGTTCTGGGTGTGCTTTTCTTTGAATTTGTTACATATTTACTCTTAATCAAATTGCTACCTGTAGACCGGAATTATGGTGTATGTGCACACGATAACAACATACATCGAGGCCTTCGCTGGGGAATGCGTCAGGCAACGGATGCGACGATCAATCAATCATGATTTACTCTTATGAAACGACATATCTCCTTGTTGACTGGATGCAAGGTCTATTCCATGCAATACCTCAGCGAAAAGATGGAATGATCGTGTGATGGCCGTAGGGCTGGACAGTCATGATCCACTTTTATAGTAAGAAATTATCTATATGCCCATACGGAGGACTGCCTGCCATTACTCGGTATGATTGCGTGAGAATCCAGGTCATATTGAGTGAGATCCACTCGAAATCAAATTATCCCCAGAATTGTTCTCGACGATAACCAACTGGCGAACAGACCGCATCTAGGCCTAATCCGGGGCACTGGCTCTCGGGCGTAATATCTGCGCTTGCATATGTGTGCTCAAGGGAGAAGCAAGGACTCCCACATGGCGCAAAAACGCAAGGAGACTGACAACTGACAACCATGGGTTCCAACCACGACCTGGCGCCAAGTACATGTCTCATTTCCATAAGCTAATCTCAATTGTCAACCGCCTTAGCAGCTTCAAGCTTCCCACCCACAGGGATCGTGCCATTAACTGCGCCCCCACTGGCGGGAAACAAGGATTCCTTAGTCCGTCTGGGCCTGCAGGGCTAGACCTGAATCGATCAGACAGGAGCTCCCAGGAGTCGAGCCTGATCACGCAGTAGATTGTGGCTACCTGGGAGTTGATTAATGGCGCATCTGGTGAGGGGATTGTCTTgcgaaaaagcaaagaagcaaAGTGACCAGGGCCTATAACAAGCTGTAATATACTCCGTAACTTAGGAGGTTGAGTCTCGCTTAGATGCAAGGGATGAAGTCAACAGAGGGCAGGACCTGGAGACAGCAATAATAGCCGTTGCTTTGACAGCGCAAACGGCGACAGACAAGATCAAGAGTCCAGAGTCGACCCGATGCGGCGGACCCCATCGTCcatgtggttgtggtggaaGTGGACGATAACGTCTTCTCCGGGGCGCCTTGCGTCATTCTTGGCGTCTGGGCGCGCTCTTGGCAGCGGCGTGGCCGAAGCCTGAATTCAGAATTAGCTACAGAGTAGTAACAGAACGAACGAGTTCACGATTCAGTCAGTGCCGTCAGAGGTTACCACCCATGTAACAGGCCAATACCACACCCACCCCAGCAGAGTTTTCACTGTCTTGGTGCCGGGCCTCTTGCCAGTGAAATCTCGGTAGGGGCTGCCCAGCCTGCCCTAATTTGGATCCCCCACCTGGGCGTCCCCAAGCACGCCCTTAACAGGCCGCAGCCATGCAATCGGTCCTCCACGATGAACTTCCGGTCCTTGGCGGTGCCATCTCCGTATATAACACCCACCGATCCTGCCAAGCACGTCTGGGGGCCTGGGTCGCTTCCCTGCTTTTGATTATTCCTCCTTGATCCTCGAATCTCTGACCTGGATCGGTCTTAACTGTGCTTCTGCCCCATGTGTTTAACACTTACTTAGGTGTTTACTTTCTTCTCGGACTCACCATGGTGTTTGTCCAGTACGTCAAGAAGGCCGTCGCCTGGCTTCTGCCTCCTCCTACGCAGTCGGAGGATGGTCGCGACCAGTGGCCCTCGCGGGCggccttcctcctcgccgccatGGGAGGCTGCGCTGGTCAGGGAAACCTGATCCGGTACCCCTCGGTCGTATACAACAACTACGGCCTGCAGTGGTTCATCCCGTACCTGCTGGCTATTTTCTTTGTCGCGATTCCGGCTCTGATCCTCGAAATCTCCATCGGACAGGCCTATCGCGGCGGAACAGTGATCGCATTCAACAATATCAACCGCCGACTGAAGGGTGTGGGATTGGGCCCCATCTTGGTCAGTTTTATCGTCACGCAGTACTTCACGGTGAATCTTGCCTGGATCATGAATTACTTCCGAAACTCCTTCCGCAGCCCCTTGCCTTGGGAGGGCAGAATTGAGGACTTCTACATGGGTGACGTGATCCACAATGTCGATCCGATTGATGGGTCGCTGAGCTTCGACAATAAGGAGGTGCTTTCGTATACGAAGTACCCTGGTGTTGCTCTCCTGGGCGAGACCGTTGGATGGAGCGCGTTTATCTGGTTCCTGATCTGGATTTCCATCTTCCGCGGTGTTGGTCTGACTGGTCGTGTTGTCTACTGGACTATGGGTCTCCCCATTGTGACCAcgatcatcttcgtcggccgGTCTCTGTCGCTCGAGAATGCCAGTGAAGGAGCCCGACTTCTTTGGGCAACATGGAGAGGCGACCAGCTGGCCTCTGGTACTGTCTGGCAGACGGCTGTCGGACAAGTCTTCTTCTCTACCGGTATTGGCTTTGGCTACTTCACCTCCTACGCTTCATACAACTCGAAACACTCCAACGCAGTCATGGACGCTCTGCTAATCTGCGGGAGCAACGTCCTCTTCGAGAACTTTGCTGCattctccgtcttcggcgtcgttgGCTATCTCAGGAGATGGCCGCAGGACGGTGAGCGACTCGGCGCCTTCGTCGTCGgcttcctcaccctccctGAGGCAGTGCTGCACATGCCCGGCGCCAACTTCTGGGCCttcctgctcttcttcaccctcgTCGTACTGGGATTCAGTTCTGCGTTCGTCATGCTGGACGCCGTCGCCACCCTCATCGTCGACTCGGGCCATGTCAAGCTCTCGCGCCCAGTAATCGTCACAATCCTCACCCTCATCTCGTTCCTCATGTGTCTCCCCTACTGCACAGA
Above is a window of Aspergillus puulaauensis MK2 DNA, chromosome 2, nearly complete sequence DNA encoding:
- a CDS encoding sodium:neurotransmitter symporter family protein (COG:P;~EggNog:ENOG410PIKV;~InterPro:IPR000175,IPR037272;~PFAM:PF00209;~TransMembrane:14 (i32-51o63-85i106-130o179-201i213-233o295-318i330-347o353-380i392-417o423-443i455-477o483-503i557-575o587-606i);~go_component: GO:0016021 - integral component of membrane [Evidence IEA]) encodes the protein MVFVQYVKKAVAWLLPPPTQSEDGRDQWPSRAAFLLAAMGGCAGQGNLIRYPSVVYNNYGLQWFIPYLLAIFFVAIPALILEISIGQAYRGGTVIAFNNINRRLKGVGLGPILVSFIVTQYFTVNLAWIMNYFRNSFRSPLPWEGRIEDFYMGDVIHNVDPIDGSLSFDNKEVLSYTKYPGVALLGETVGWSAFIWFLIWISIFRGVGLTGRVVYWTMGLPIVTTIIFVGRSLSLENASEGARLLWATWRGDQLASGTVWQTAVGQVFFSTGIGFGYFTSYASYNSKHSNAVMDALLICGSNVLFENFAAFSVFGVVGYLRRWPQDGERLGAFVVGFLTLPEAVLHMPGANFWAFLLFFTLVVLGFSSAFVMLDAVATLIVDSGHVKLSRPVIVTILTLISFLMCLPYCTEFGFYLLDGIDRWINNVCLIFVVWSEVVSASTIYRWTDVVDQTGLWGFILYNFAYFGGQIIGVAVAHGTEDPAIGAGAGFGVYVVFGITAALISDRPSIPAPSFWGRNTFLSKFWYLAAYSGNQIRRDLNNIVGGGKNWNIPVFWPVILRYVCAPVLAIIFSFAYPEFHTLRYDPLMITGFILAHIILLVILLGFVMPRYYDVFIPPHRIDEGKTLMGELAQGQHVPASRTEPSVGSEEGEASIPPPAYTKS